The Solanum pennellii chromosome 4, SPENNV200 genomic interval CTTGTCCATAATTCCTTTTGCTCAACAAGTTGGTGAGTTTTTTGACATCTACGAGTATATCGTTCAACGGTTTGCTCCAATGAAAGTCTAACCATAGCAGTGACGGGCAAGCCTCGAGCTTTCTTTAGAAGTCCGTTGAAAGACTCTGAAAGATTTGTTGTCAGTACTCCCCATCTTTTTCCATTATCATGACTAACAGTCCATTTGTCCAATGGAATTCGCATGAGGTATTCATATGCTTCTCtattttcttcttgaatttccCACATCAAAGCTTCAAACTTCCTTACTTGATGAGTTGTAGCAGCCCTCCACATAAGATTACTGAGGTCCCTATTTGGAAATTGAGATTGAAAATTACTTTTAAGATGTCTCAGACAAAATCGATGAAAGGCCCGAGGTTCCTGCAATCGCCACAACTCCGATAAACTAGTCAAGATTCCTTTTGCCCTATCAGAGATAATACAAATATCTTCTCTATCTTTTATCACATGTGCACTCAATTTCCTAAAAAACCATTTCCATGCCTCTTTCGACTCTTTGTCAACAATACCAAACGCAAGAGGAAGAATGTTATCATTTCCGTCAACTCCAACAGCAATTAACAATTTTATCTCATATTTACCATACATATGAGTTCCATCTACTGAAATAACAGGACGACAAGTTTGGAACCCATCAATGCATGGCTtgaaagcccaaaatacaaactTAAAAGTTTTTACCTCTGGTGAACTCATTGACTCTTCGTGTTTCCATTCCACAACTGTTCCAGGATTAAAGTATTGAAAAGCTGCAAAAAACTTAGGAAGCTCACTAAATGATTTCTGAAAATCACCATATACCAATGTAAATGCGCGTTGACGCCCAAGCCACGCTTTTCTATATGTTACTTGATGACCaaatttttcatgaaccttAGACATGACATCCACTACCAACAATTTTGgatttttacttatttgatttaaaaatagaGATGCAATTAAATTGGTATCTAAGTTAGTGTGACCTGTTGTAAGTCCTTCAGTCTCACATCTATGATTATTAAAATACTTTCCTATCTTCCAAAGGCTACCTCCAACCTTACGACCTCGAAGAAACCATGGACAACCCAAAGAATCATAAAATCTGCATCTCACAGTCCATACGCTCTTAGTTGATATTACAAtcttaaattctttatttttgcgCAAACTCCAAATTGTCACAGCCCGTTTTAACTTAGTTTTACTactaaaatacatatttttttctaaatcttTTTTTGCATCCTCGACCCAAACAGAACAACATTTCATTTCGGATTCACGAGTAGAGATAAAAATATCTTCCTCAGTCTCCAATGTTGTAAAGTAAGGTATATCATTATTTTGCatttcatcaaattgattttgaaaattcacCGCACTTTCATTTTGAGGTAAATCTCCAATATCTTCATCGGATTCACTTTCAATGACTTTACTCTCTCCATCATCTTCTGAAGGTTCATCCTCCTCCGAATTTTCATCACTTCTTTGAGCATGTGCATCATTACACAAATCAAAGGTAGCTTCATCTtctctgtaaaaaaaaaaaattcatgaaatacaaaaaaatgaaaataattaattattcatgctattaaataaaattagctAAAAAGATTATTCTACC includes:
- the LOC114076965 gene encoding uncharacterized protein LOC114076965 isoform X3, producing MLISREDEATFDLCNDAHAQRSDENSEEDEPSEDDGESKVIESESDEDIGDLPQNESAVNFQNQFDEMQNNDIPYFTTLETEEDIFISTRESEMKCCSVWVEDAKKDLEKNMYFSSKTKLKRAVTIWSLRKNKEFKIVISTKSVWTVRCRFYDSLGCPWFLRGRKVGGSLWKIGKYFNNHRCETEGLTTGHTNLDTNLIASLFLNQISKNPKLLVVDVMSKVHEKFGHQVTYRKAWLGRQRAFTLVYGDFQKSFSELPKFFAAFQYFNPGTVVEWKHEESMSSPEVKTFKFVFWAFKPCIDGFQTCRPVISVDGTHMYGKYEIKLLIAVGVDGNDNILPLAFGIVDKESKEAWKWFFRKLSAHVIKDREDICIISDRAKGILTSLSELWRLQEPRAFHRFCLRHLKSNFQSQFPNRDLSNLMWRAATTHQVRKFEALMWEIQEENREAYEYLMRIPLDKWTVSHDNGKRWGVLTTNLSESFNGLLKKARGLPVTAMVRLSLEQTVERYTRRCQKTHQLVEQKELWTSSFKKKWEKNYENSKRHFVYDWNISTGVYEVRSIQIDGIGGNPHCISLSEKNVIVKNGLICTSRVHMS
- the LOC114076965 gene encoding uncharacterized protein LOC114076965 isoform X1 → MANFEDNVMIALYWGGEIITEINGFRYNECARMIVSMSISTNYVELIKLLHEKMGTDGENIQLDISGKYPCSFQGNVIRFIEFKIENDQSLVQFFAIPQKFLNKIDINLLEMYIKIRPINQDNLFRMNDQHGYHMNLLAQNYGFATFSQPHFTYTATHGIHQSFDEGSGSQRHIESIHNQYEIREDEATFDLCNDAHAQRSDENSEEDEPSEDDGESKVIESESDEDIGDLPQNESAVNFQNQFDEMQNNDIPYFTTLETEEDIFISTRESEMKCCSVWVEDAKKDLEKNMYFSSKTKLKRAVTIWSLRKNKEFKIVISTKSVWTVRCRFYDSLGCPWFLRGRKVGGSLWKIGKYFNNHRCETEGLTTGHTNLDTNLIASLFLNQISKNPKLLVVDVMSKVHEKFGHQVTYRKAWLGRQRAFTLVYGDFQKSFSELPKFFAAFQYFNPGTVVEWKHEESMSSPEVKTFKFVFWAFKPCIDGFQTCRPVISVDGTHMYGKYEIKLLIAVGVDGNDNILPLAFGIVDKESKEAWKWFFRKLSAHVIKDREDICIISDRAKGILTSLSELWRLQEPRAFHRFCLRHLKSNFQSQFPNRDLSNLMWRAATTHQVRKFEALMWEIQEENREAYEYLMRIPLDKWTVSHDNGKRWGVLTTNLSESFNGLLKKARGLPVTAMVRLSLEQTVERYTRRCQKTHQLVEQKELWTSSFKKKWEKNYENSKRHFVYDWNISTGVYEVRSIQIDGIGGNPHCISLSEKNVIVKNGLICTSRVHMS
- the LOC114076965 gene encoding uncharacterized protein LOC114076965 isoform X2; this translates as MLISSQPHFTYTATHGIHQSFDEGSGSQRHIESIHNQYEIREDEATFDLCNDAHAQRSDENSEEDEPSEDDGESKVIESESDEDIGDLPQNESAVNFQNQFDEMQNNDIPYFTTLETEEDIFISTRESEMKCCSVWVEDAKKDLEKNMYFSSKTKLKRAVTIWSLRKNKEFKIVISTKSVWTVRCRFYDSLGCPWFLRGRKVGGSLWKIGKYFNNHRCETEGLTTGHTNLDTNLIASLFLNQISKNPKLLVVDVMSKVHEKFGHQVTYRKAWLGRQRAFTLVYGDFQKSFSELPKFFAAFQYFNPGTVVEWKHEESMSSPEVKTFKFVFWAFKPCIDGFQTCRPVISVDGTHMYGKYEIKLLIAVGVDGNDNILPLAFGIVDKESKEAWKWFFRKLSAHVIKDREDICIISDRAKGILTSLSELWRLQEPRAFHRFCLRHLKSNFQSQFPNRDLSNLMWRAATTHQVRKFEALMWEIQEENREAYEYLMRIPLDKWTVSHDNGKRWGVLTTNLSESFNGLLKKARGLPVTAMVRLSLEQTVERYTRRCQKTHQLVEQKELWTSSFKKKWEKNYENSKRHFVYDWNISTGVYEVRSIQIDGIGGNPHCISLSEKNVIVKNGLICTSRVHMS